ACCCAGGTTGGAATCCCAAAGCTGCTGCCTGCCAGCTGTGTGATGGTAGACAAATCACCTAAACTCTCTGAGCATCAGTTGCCACCTTTGCAAATCATGACTAATAATAGCACTTACCTGAAGAAAGGGATGAGGGTTAAGTGGCGCCTTGTGGGGACAGCCTCAGCTCTCGCCTCAGGGGCTCACAGTCCAGAGGGGAAGACAGACCAATCCCCAACTCAGAGTGGGCAGGACTGGCATGTGGTCACCTAGAGAAGTTGACCCAGGGGTTCAGCCTGAAGgtctggagggcttcctggaggaggagacatTAGAGCTGAACAGTGACAGCCATTATAACCACTCAAGATACAAGAGTCACCCATGTGAAAATTTATTATTGGTCCGTGGACATTTAGAGCAAGGAAATAGAATGTGATCTGGAGGGCCACACCacttccatccattcattcatctttttctttttttaagattctatatatgttttaagtaatctctacacccgacatggggcttgaactcacaaccccaagagtTGCCCACtccaccgactaagccagccaggcgcccccattcatTCATCTTGTTAATATTCCCTGCTATGAGCAATGCCCAGCCCTGCGCTGGGCAATGCTGGGGACACATCAGTGCCCAAGACAGCCCTGATCTTACCTCCCAGGGCTCATGGATTACCACTGAGGACAGATATCAAACAAGTCATTATCCAAAGCATTACTTCAGAAAGGAAATTACAGAAAGCTAGGAAATCGTATGGCAAGAAAACTTTTCCTGTGATATTCATGAATTTCCTCCCTTTGTTGCTTCCCAACCATGAGCCTATCCACAGAAAAAAACcacattcattcaataagcatttattaagttCTTTCTGAACGCATAACATGTTGTTTCCCATTGGggatttttaacacatttttttcagaCTTTGCTTCCTGAGCAAACTGAAACAATGTGAGCTGGTGGGGACAGCCCCACTGCCCCTATCCAATCAGCAGCAAACAGAAGAGCATCCTAAAACACATTTCTCCTACATCCCTCCCCTGCTTATAGCCTTCAGTGGCTCCCTATTGCTCTGAAAGCAAAGACCAATGGACTAACTTTGACCTCTATCATTGGTTCTTATTCTGTAAGACCCAATACTTGCTTTatcaaacattttgaaatgtctctttaatattctaaaattaggggcacctcggtgtctcagttggttcagcatctgccttgggctcagatcatgatcttggggtcctgagatcaagtcctgagacaggctccctgctcagtggggagtctgttactccctctccctctgtgatctctctctctctctctgtctctctgacaaataaacaaattcttttagaataaaaattaataataatagggcacccgggtggcttagttggttaagcgtttgtcttctgctcaggctgtgatctcagcatcctgggattgagtcccacatcaggctcctcagcctggaggcctgggaggcagggagtcctgcttctccctctccctctccctctgtgatctcctgctctcaaataaataaataatcttacaaaataaaataacaacaataataataatattctgaaattaaacTCACAGGTAATATGGACCACCAACACacagattctatttttaaaaagtaatatcaTGTCCTGAGTTacaaaggggaaataaaagacagccattcataataaaataataatctattttcatgtatgaATGCTCAGAGAAGGCCAATCTAAAACACATCTCATTAGGCAGATACTAGCATCTCTGTGGAGACTTCCACAAACGAGACAGGGACAAACTGTGTCTTGTTTGGACGGTTGCCAGAGTCAGCATAGCCTGGGGTGGCAGGGCTTCTAGAAATAGTGAACAGCTCTGAATAACAACGTGCGCAGTGGTTGCGTTCCAGGAAAAGTCAGTGTATCCGAAAATACCGTAAGAGCACTAGCATTTATATGCAAAACACAGCTAGGTTCTAGACTCAGATCATCACAAAtgcatttttctacatatatggGTGCCCAGTGGGAACACTGGATGGTAACGTGGTGCCCAAGACAGATCTTGGTCATGTGGATCGTGGAGTTCTCTGACATCCGCAGTCCCTGCACCCTAAATCCAGTCACTGCCAATGACCGTGACAAACCCAAAGGGCTTTGCCGAAACATCCCCTAAAAGCATTCTATGATCTGACGGCTTCCAGCCCGTACACACAGGGCTGGCTTATCTTGGGATCCTTGCTCTGTTCTGTCCACCCCACTGCCCTTGCTGTCCTCCAACTTCAGGGTTCCATATCTTGTGTCCCTCTTTCTGGATGATTCTTCTTTGTGGTCTCACCTTCCAGGCCACTACCCCCCAGTCCTGTCTCCCTCGGAGCACCCTGTTTATAGGTGACCGGGTGTCTTGGgtcttctgttttctaatttgctGGCTGTTCCCCACAATGGGCTGGTAGCTCGTGAAATGGGCGCCAGATTCGCTGTGGTCACTGGTTAGTGTCCAGCAACCAATGATATAAGGAGGCTCAGTGACTCTGCCCTGGTCAAGGCGATAGATGAGGCTAGTGGAGGAAGAATTCCTGGAAGGGGGTATGGGCAGAAGGCAAGCTTTTTCTTGGCCCCTGAGGTCAGGGAGGAAGTGGAACAACACACAGGGTCAAAGTGGGACGTTCTAAGTGAAACCGTGTCAGGCCATGGTCCTCTGCTACCTCTAAGATCAACTCCCAGTGTTTCTAGAGTCACATTAGGCGTGAATTCCAGCTGTGCCACTCCCCTGCTGAGCATCCTTACGTAcattccttaacctctctgagcctcacatcCGTCTCCATAAAACGCAAGCGATAATGCCCACCTCCCTGAGTGGTCACAAGGCCGACATCATGGGGATCTCACAGATCTCACAGATCTCATTTCTGGAACATAGATCTCGTTTATACAGCATCGAGCACCGTAGTGTGATTCAACAAATATGCTGAATATTTGGCTCCCAGTTCAGGACCTGGGTCAGAGGCCCAGCTCTGTCACTTGCACACTCTGTGACTCCAAGCCAGTGAGTATCCCTCACTGAGCTTCAAGCGACTCATCTATCACTGGGGGCTCGTAACTGCGTTTCCCACAAAGACGCTGTGAGAATGAGACCAGATCGCGCAGGTAACTGCTGTGCAGCACAGTGTCTGGCCTGGGGTAAGGACCTGTTATCATTATCAGGAATGGCTCTGGAGTATCTGGAGGCCCGTAGTCTCAGAGTAAGGGAGGATAGGGGGCAAGGGTGTATTTGCACACATGGAGCTATATGGAAtgggtagggaaactgaggcccaggaaaagGAAGGGCTTTTCCAGGAGTCACGGAGGCAGAGCAATGACCACAGACAAGGGGAAgggcctccttccccctctcggTGGGGAATTACAGTCAGATGAGGAGCAGGACCATGGGCAGGGAGTGGGCCCTTTAAATCCTAAGCTCCACCTTTGTTTAGAAGGGTCTTTGGGGGAGTATAAAAGGGGGGTGTAGTTCCTCTCTGCTCCAAAAAAGCACCTGCTGCTCTTGCCCAACGGCCCCCACGCCCTGGCTTCTCTCTAGCGGCCCCcctcttcccgccccccccccccgcccccggcctggGAGCCATGCAGCTGCCGCCCTTTGACATGTGGAAGGACTACTTCAACCTGAGCCAGGTGCTTTTGGCCCTGATCCAGAGTGGGGGGCAAAGGCCCGAGGCCCAGGGGAATGGGGACCCGAGGCCCGGGCCTTCTCTGGGGCCGGAGCAGGGCGTGGGAGGGCCAGGGGCCGGCAGAGGCCTGGCCACCCTGTGTAATTTCTGCAAGCACAACGGGGAATCGCGGCACGTCTACTCCTCACACCAGCTGAAGACCCCAGAGGGCGTGGTGGTGTGCCCTATCCTGCGGCATTATGTGTGTCCTCTGTGTGGGGCCACCGGGGGCCAGGCCCACACGCTCAAGTACTGTCCACTCAACGGCGGCCAGCAGTCTCTCTACCGCCGCAGCGGGCGCAATTCGGCCGGCCGCAAGGTCAAGCGCTGAGGACACAAGGTGCCCACCCCGCAGCAGCCCCCCGATCCTCCTGGTCCAGTCCCTGCCAAGTCCCCGgaccctcccccccaactcccccagCCCTTGGGAGCTTCTGGCTCCCAGAGCTCCATCCCTGCTGGATCCTGAAACACTGGAGACTACTGGGGAACCAGGCCAGCTCTGCCCCACGGGGGATCTCGCAGGACTTGGAGTTCTGAACTGGGGGTGTCTGTGGATTCTGGGTGCAGCAGGACTGCACGGCCTTGGGGCTCCTTCTGGGCCCCCCCTTCCGGGCCCCCCCGTTCAAGGCTCTTTTTCGTCTTTCCCGGGCTGCTGGGGATGCGAGCACTGCCTGCCCCCTTGACTTCTCAGCCCCGTGGTTCCATTCCTTCTGGAGTTCTTGGACCAGTAGACCTACAGGACCCAGCGTGCTCTCCTAGGCCCGCCCTTAGAATTTGAAGAGTGAGCAAGACTGGCTTGGACGCTTGAGCTGAGAACTTCCAAGATGGGATTCTGACGCGAAACCTGCCTTGTCCACCTTCTTCAGCTACCTGTAGACCCACCGGTTTCATCACAGACCCCCCTGGACtgttccttccctgccccagcaGCCCATTCCATCGGGAGCTGGGAAAGGGAGGGGACACGCTGCagcgttgggggtgggggggtgcgggggagggatCTGGTCTTCCAAGGCTTCTCTGGGAGAGGAGAGCCTTGGGGTGCACGGACACCCCTCAGCTCCCCCTGGTCAACCTTCTTGTTTCACTGCACTCTCATCCCCAACCAAAAGTCACCGCTGGGCGGTTCCCCAGCGGGAGGAGGGCATCTCTCCACTGCCTCCCTTCCACCTTTCAAATCCTCACGGCT
The DNA window shown above is from Mustela nigripes isolate SB6536 chromosome 17, MUSNIG.SB6536, whole genome shotgun sequence and carries:
- the NANOS2 gene encoding nanos homolog 2, which gives rise to MQLPPFDMWKDYFNLSQVLLALIQSGGQRPEAQGNGDPRPGPSLGPEQGVGGPGAGRGLATLCNFCKHNGESRHVYSSHQLKTPEGVVVCPILRHYVCPLCGATGGQAHTLKYCPLNGGQQSLYRRSGRNSAGRKVKR